Within the Salvia hispanica cultivar TCC Black 2014 chromosome 4, UniMelb_Shisp_WGS_1.0, whole genome shotgun sequence genome, the region TTAAATTGCTAATTAAATTCAACATGTCTACCAAATTGGCTAGGACGCCATGAAGATACCACGCCACATTTACccaaacaaatcaaaaaaaaacagagaaaaataaaatctcgAAATAGCTCGTGAGCGTACAGATCTATCAACCAAAGCAAGAGATACAATCAGCATCAGTTAGAAAACATCTCAATATAATAACCGTAACTGGAATCGGATTCAATTCGCGATGGACACTGATCTAACACTCTCACGGAAAGTTACTCAAAATCCGATCAACCATTTACCGACGTACAATGTAAGAATATTCGTAAGCGGTTTCTCACCACATGACGGCGCAGAGGCCTTTGCCGGTGACAGTGTGCCAGCGCTTAGGCTGATGTAGAGTCACGCCTTTGTAGGTGATGCCATGGCCGTGGCCGTGTCCTCCGCCCATTTTCTCGTCAGATTGcaaattgaattttgttaGGGTTAACTTTGTTGAAAGAGCTTCGCGAATTGGGGAAAACTGAAATGCTGATCCAAATTTGTACCAATCTCGGAGTTTCCggttatttcttattttggcCCGCCTGGgcctttaaaaaaattgggggGTTTTGGGGCCCGGAACACGCTCTTTTCCGTCGGGGGGGACAGAACGAAGCGTCACCGCGTGCtcaaaaattttggatttgaaatTGGGGAGGCGGGGAGCGGGGACCGCCCCCCTCCCTCAAAACCCCCTTATCGGGATTTTGCCGAATTAATTTGGCCCGACCTTTTTATCCCAATTGAAGAAAAAGTTTGGGTTTGGGGGGTCTTCCCCCCAAAGCTCTCGAATTATGAAAAAGTTTTTAGGGGGAAACCAAAAAAAGGGTCCCGGTTTGGGGCGGAAGGCCCCCTTTCGGGAGTTGGGGTTTTCCCGAGATGTCGGGGTTGGGGTAGAATTTGGGGGGGATGATGggtttttgatttttgaatattttttaaaaaaaattagggggaaatttaaatttgggaaaaaaaaaaatcaattaaaaaattttaaatttttcccaaaaagGGGTTAAAGTTGGGCCGTTTGTTTTTAAACAAATGTTTTAGGGccccaaaaatcaaatttcatatgtttttggaccaaaaaataaaaagataatgtttaggaaaaaagggaaaaaaccGATGTTTGTTTCCAATTTTGGCTTTTACTCTTAATTATTCAACGTTTAGAGCATCCCAAAAGTTGTCTTGTTGGGGAAAAGTTCCTGGGGCCGCCGGGGCGGGATCGGGTTTCCGTCCGGTTGTAATTTTCCAAAGGGTGATAATAAGAAAGCGTCTTGGGGAAAAAACCTTTAATTggcattttgtttttgtttttttgtttttttttttttcaaaatttgaaatttaatttaaaaaaatatttttaaataaaaaaatatttcccacttccaaataattttatgtttcttaaattttaatttatttttcatttttaaaattaaatttaaaaatctaaaatctcccttcaaaacaaaaattcccccttttttaccaattctcatctattctctcatctaaattctccCTCAATTCTAAACCCACTCTTCCCAAAAAATGTCCGGCTGGCGATTACCCCCGACTCCCTTTGGAACCACGGATGGTTTTTCCCCATAATCCAAAGCCCTTCCCAGTCCGGGAAAAGCAATTCCCCAACCTTTTCCTCAAAAAGTGGGTTTTCAAGTTCCGGGGGGCTACCCCGGGCCCTTTCCCTAATCCCACTCCCActcctttcttttttcctaCTCCCATTTCCATTCTTCTTTGGGGACCCGACCCTGCACTTGGGTATTGGGTTATTTGAACCCCGGTCTACAAAATCCACATTTGGGAGAACCAACCCGGGGAAAGGGTTTTGGGGCGCGTCACTCGGGGGTACAATGAAACCCCAACCCGGGGGAAAACCTCTATCAGTGATATATGGTGTGTTGTTCCATCTTTGAACCCAAAAATCCCGAAAGTTCCGGGGTTTTCCCAAAAagggggggaggggggggAGGGGGAAAATGAGCTCGTCAACCgcattatgtatttttttattttctaggatcttaattatgtatttttattttctagaattttaattatgtatttttattttttagaattttattatgtaatttttatattttaatgtaattttatattgtagaaatatttttagtaattgaagtatttaaattgaataatagaatggtgggacccttgagcttgttcttgcggaagagcatagatgtgggtgttgtgctcttgcctaagagtagagagtaaaaaatgaattaaagtGGGTCCGAATCCATATCCGTGCTCTTGCCATTGAGCACGGATAGAGATGCTCTTATCAGATAggaataattttatgaatattaaatcttCTCCATTCAAATGGAAGTCAACTGACTATATCTTCTAACTACGTATGTTAGTAATTGTTAGTTCTTTGTATATGGTGGAGATTGTCCGGTTTctcaatattaatttgtattgCTATTGCGCAAGATTGAATTGGTGTGAATTATGTAAGAATAAATTTTTCGAAATTAACaatcatgaaaattattttttctctttccacaAGGGAATCGGCAGATAACATATTCATTGGTGTTAGCTGTTAGGCCATTATTTATTAGTGGAGACTGGAGGGTGTCTATTACGGAGTActctattaatttgtttcgatattatttgatattagttcaatcatataatttgattgaatattaatttatcttgATATCACCAGGATtaaatcaatctcaaattaataattttgcagatacaattataaaagttaccttttctctttgaaaaagaaattaaaactgTTATCTAAACTTTTGTAGGACTTGAAATCAAAAATCCGTTGTAGTCTAGTTGATTAGGATACTCGGCTCTCACCCGAGAGACCTGGCAATGGATTTTTTTAACCCCTACAACTTTACGAAGTTTGATTATCTACCATAAAAACATAATCTACCGTAAAAACAATTGACAAAAAGaaatgatcaatttttttttaagtttttctaacaaaatattccaaaaactTCCTAGCAATGATCAAGAATTTAACTTCCTACAACTTTACAAAGTTTGATAATCTACCATGAAAACATAATCTACCacaaaaacaattgaaaaaaagcaATGATCAAGAATTCTTGCCGTccattcatatttatatattttttttagtttttctaacaaaatattccaaaaactTCCTACAACTTTACAAAGTTGGATAATctaccataaaaataattgacaaaaaaaaatgatcaattttttttaagtttttctaacaaaatattccataaactTCCTAGCAATGATCAAGAATTCTTGCGgtctattcattttttttttttttagtttttctaacaaaatattttaaaaacttcctacaactttattcatttaaaagCATTAAAAACAATTGACAAAAAGCATGATCAAGAATCTTGCAATCTAACAATTGACAAAAAGCAATGATCAAGAATCCTTATAGCCTATATGGCTGGAAGTATAAAAAGTGTGATAAtctatcataaaaatttaccAAATGCAATGATCAAGAATCCTTACAATCTACATGGCAATAGTCTCCAATTACATAGATAAAGGAAGAAGCATCCTTCGCTTCTTCTTGCGAGCAAGTCTTACTTTCTTAGTAACTTTCATCAATAAAAGCAATACAATagtaaagaatataaaaacgACAGCGAGCGTCACATGTGTAAAATACAGGGAAACGGCTGAGAAAACGAGGAATGCGAGTATAACAAGCTCCCATATAACAAAGATTGCAACATCGACCCTGCAACCACAAATGAAGGGGAAAGGTGAATATTTTGGAGGATAGTATGGAGTAATTAAAACTGAAATTGGGAAAAACATAAGAGACACAAATAAGTTACTACTAACTAGCTTTGATCGCTTACGATCTATCTGAAaagaacaagaaagcaattaaGAATGATAATGTGAATTGTGAACCAGTTAGTTGCTAGGGAAAAGTAGTCCATATATCAAATGCAGTTAACTGACCGATGACCTGGAAAAACCAGTACCTTTTACTCATGATTTTACATTATCTTACAcacaaatattttacattatctTACACACAAATAGGACATATGTAACCTTATTTCATTGAAAAACCAACTTGAACAGTTCTCTCTGTATGTTATTGCATAAAACCCTTTATATGTATTGTGTAAAGTGAGATTGTATCCGCTGCCCGGTTAGCTTTGACGAGTTGAAATAAGCTCAAGGAGCTCCTTCAATTGGATCACGCTACTAATCTACATAACATATActgtagtactataatttccCCAAACGGTCATCATTTGAACACGAAAGCGGAAGATATAATATCCAGTAAATATGACTTAGTCTTAAACCGTTATGAACTCATTATTTGATCAAAACTAGGATCACACTATATCCTTGACAAAAGGTTCAGTAGCCTATGATAACCATAAGCAATTGGACAGTCGTATCGTATTGTCATTATATATGAACATACGAGTATTAACCGCATATAAAAGGTCAGCTTCAATTTCAGGCATCGATCTGTTCTTTCTTCTCATTTGGCTTCCATTGACCTTCTaataaatatcaacaaagCTTTTAGATTATTTCCATAGGTGGCCATTGCCAAACTATGCTAGCTGTGAGAAActgttttaattttctcttGCTCAAAGTATCCAATCCCATACATCTACTTGTGATATCTACCCCAGCACACTCGAAGTGAATTAAGAGATATTTACCAGTTGACATTCTTATTAGTAGCACTAGAAAAACAAAACTGAATTCGATAtgattgaaaaacaaaacacaattgCCAACATAATATCTCAAATTAGCAAGCTCTAAGCTCAGCATGCTTGTGAAtctaacaatttaaaaaactcCCAATTATTCTGCAGAATGTCATACACCTCAAATCACAATCAACATTATCAGAATTGAAAAACGatcatatcatatttaaattcatgatATCACCAATTTGGTTACACAATTACAaagaatatataaatgcaacagTAAAACCCCCAAATCATATACCTTCAGCAATAGAACCTGATCTACACAATCTCTTCCAAACACGACAATCAATATTTACAACGGAATTAAATTCAGCTTAATTTCTTAACGTTAACAACAATCACGAGTAGTtacattaaaaagaaaaaaaacagagtAAATACCTCGAAGAGGCGACATTGGTTGTTGAGGAGAAAAACGAAACGGAAGCCCAATCATGCTTCGAACGAATCTGATACTCTCTCAGTTGTTCCGCCAATTTCGATCGCGTAATCATTATCTCCGATCCAACGCGCCTGGTTCCCTTTCCCCCCTTTATCTACCCCGCCTCCTCTTCAGCTACACGGGAATCGCGATGTATCCGATATGAAATCGAATTAGGAACGAATAAATCGCGTTGACGCGTGGAGGAGGCCGGCGGCGGAGAAGCTCACTCCCGGCGACGGCGATCTTCAGCTGACGATCGTCTATGGAAAGAGGGAAATGGGGAGGGAAAATAGATAAAAggtttttttatgaaaagaaaagtatttatgtattaaatgaTTTCAACAATTTTACGAAATTAGCCCTGTGTTAGTTGGGGGAATCATGTCCGTTTAGGAGGGGAATTGGGGGATGGCCCGATTCATGTCCGTTATCTGCTGGCCGTTGCCAAGTGCTTGTGAAATTTCGCCAGCACCTAGCGATTTGCTTGTGGCATTTAACGAGCACTATAGTTGGTAAACGACATCCTCAACATAGATTTAGGACAATCTAGTTAAATATTCACATGTGGTGTATTTCACTCGTTATAACTAGATTGTGCACTAGTGGTGTaatcaaaaaataacatacattcattcaATGAAATAAGGTTACATATGTTATGGTTAAATAAGGAggataaaaaataagtattctatccaaattataatcaaataatggATCGTACTATTAGTTTAACTAccatatctatttttataatgatgCAACCAATACGAGCACTGGCGAATCCAGTGTAAAACAAGGGATATAACTGTACCcccaaaatttcatttctttattataGATTGCTTGAGTTTTGACAATAATATTGCTCTAGCCTAGTGGTATAACGCGGCTTTTATCCATCAGTGACGCGAGTGCGAAACCTAGTTACTGCTTCAGTATTTCTCTTCCAGTTTGCtgctttagttttagttttttattctttattagttttagttaCTGCGGTATTTCTTATAGTTTGATGCTttggttatttaattttttattctttattaattttattctttattactTTATACATGTAGAGTATGttgcttgattttattttttcttctttgtatTATGTgtctatttattttgttgttattatatatgtacatatataagatattcacaatttaataaaatattaatataagatCTTAAtgattaacaaaataaaataaaataaaaaatgatcgATCgaattaatgtaaaattttgcACTCTCAAATCAAAAATCCTGGATCTGCCACTGAATATAAGTGGTGCCTTGTCATCATTTGGGAGTCATTTCTTGTATTTGATCTAAGAACAAATAGAGTGTTGATAATAATACAATTCAGTTAGTACATTCTTCTATTCCATAAAGCCTGAGAGTTTGACCTTAAATTCTAGATACAAAACAAACGATTTAATAATACGAATTTATGATACATTAATACTCTCCAAATTATACATGTAGCCATCGCATATATCTAATCaataaatttcagttttcccaatcaatattaatttcgGGTTATAGGTTCTGACATAAAAAAGTGTCGGGCCCAtggttttttttcatttcaagaGCTGTGTTCTGTTAATTTACTTATGCAtatacaaatcaaattttataatgggcttgcaatcaaattttggttttcaaCTACAAAGTTTGtggcaaattttaattattaccaAAAATTTTCCAATATTAGCGGCGAAGCCCTTccaagtttaaaaaaaaaaaatcattttttcttaggattattaaACTAAGGACATTCACTTATGGGTCCAGTGGTAACCATTGGTGCTGATTTATAGACaccttaaaaaaataactatctatttacataaaatatccCCAAAGGAAGTGCTTAAAAAATACCCCCTCCATAAAATGttgttcattttttctattttggtctaTCCGTAAAATGTTAtccattttaccttttttccatatttagtAAATGGACCCCAGTTTtaactaactcattacactcacattttattataaaacaatatataaatatgggatctacattccactaactttttccactcactttttttcacatttcttaaacccCGCACTGAGTCAAACATGGACAACATTTTGCGAACTGAGGGagtaactaattttaaagttacaacacacttccaataattttaaagttacaacgcATTTCCAACCTCATGCTGCCACGTGAACACGTaacatgcaatattgtaaGTACTATAGTGCAACATACACTTGCAGAAGCTGTAAATGGATTTCGGCATATTGCATGGTAGTTATAggcatattgcattttatattattgaattttgcaTTGTAGACAGTTTatgtttttaatcaaaactcaacaatataaaatgcaattcgTCTATAACGCGAATCCAGGAGGGGTGATCGCCCCTCCCCGGCGACCTGCTACCATAGACCCAGACGTAAATTTTCCATAGACGCCCCCTTCGATAGCTTCCAACGTAGCCCCTTTCCCCTCTGTTAGCTTTcgttaaattttatttagccCCTTCTCTTTTAGGATTTGGATCCGCAAAATAGCAATATGTGGATATTCATCTACAActtatgcaaatatatattgcaATGTTGTATGTAACGTGTCATGTAGCAACACAAAATTGAATGTATGTTGTAACTCTATTTAAGGATGTgcctaattttaattatttaggtCATCCACAACGCTATCTCTTattcatctcttaaccatcccatcctttaactattcatgagctccactgtacttttcagcccatctcttaactaagagacaacacctgcatctttccatctcttaaccatctcatcccttaactattcattcaatttcattttttatttttattttcaacaaattcaattaataaaaacacaattcattaaataaaataaaattacaatttaaaaacctaaaaaaataaaaaagacataatttaaaaaactataaattacaaattgcacacttaaatGGATCCATGaatggattaaatttgggagaagaaaaactTGTGGGCAtgatttatagaagtgattggagaggaaagaaagagcGATGAGAGAAGaatagatgtgtgtttgtgtgtaaaatggagaatgaagagtatttatagaataaaaataaataactaaataaataaaattcgaCCATTGAACGGccatattactatttttattttttattttttttcgaaaaatcgatttaaaaaaaaaatcaaattatgacgtcataattacgacgcccactcgtaggccggcgagtgggcgtcacgcctaGCGCCAGCACGCGCTGTCTCGTCGCAATGCCCTTCCGCGTGAGACACGGGACTCGTTGGCTCGTCTCTTTGGGACGAGATGGAGGTTGCAACACCATCTCGTCGCCGTCTCGTCTCTGCGGGACAAGATAGAGATGGTGACAAGAtgcgttgcggatgctcttacgTAAATTATTACGCAAACGGTCATATCATAGCATCAAaacattatttcaaattttcaaacatGAAATACATCTATCGAAAATTTTTGATGCGTTCATTTCTAATCCAAACTAATGAGTCACCTGTTTTCATCATTGCATCTGATATCTTTCATAATCATATCCTAACTAAATAGTAGTACATCTCCAGAATTCTGAAACAAAATTGCTGCCCCGCACACGAATACTCCTCTGGCTTTTGTGAAAAGCTCTGGAATCATCCACCGTCATCATCGCGCCACGTGTCATGCAGCTTACGTGCTCAATTCAcagaataaaatatctaatccAAGAGGCCGACGTCGTGGACCCTCATGCAACAGCTGGTGCCGACGTGTCTGCTTGTTAGTGGACGCTGCCCATATCCTCTGCTACGCtacattcttctttttttagttgtatGACAAGTggctttattttatttttctttttctgttacCTTTTATATTGGCTCACATCTGCTTTTATGgctaattctttttttaggaatggttgatataaaaatgcaCATCTTATCTGAATTAATTTGTAGTGTTACAAGTACTAGTCTTAAATaggtaaaatatttgaaaattcatggATATTTATAAAGAGAGATGCTTATGCACGAAATATCACTATTAGTAATTGTTTAATAACATTGTAAGTACGTGAATTAGTTATGACTTATTGTATAAGTTGGGTAGCTATCGAATAGACTTGATACTGATATAAGCTTAATAATATTCCCTCtgtattattataattgaatcattcaatttgaaaattgttttgtaaaaatgatagtaataaatagttagaatgtagaaaaaataaagtaagtaagagaataatatatatacgaCTAtctattctctttcttattttactttttttatactctaactatttattatcatatttgCAAAACAACAGTTAAAAAAACATCTCACTTGTAAAAGAATGAGAAATTACATGATAATGATACAAATCGATTAAAATTCTATTTAACCCATAAAAAGAATTTAGAGGATAAGATGACAGAAGAGcgaaagaaattaaagaattgaTTACCTAAGGAATATAGTATAATCTTTACAAATGGGATAAGCTAAGTCGTAAAAAGCAAATTATatcttaaatataaatataagtcaCCGCCTTATTAGTGATTTCTACCTATAAACAACCGCCATCCTTTCCTCACTTTTCAAAATCGAACACTCCaaactttcaaaatttcaatcaaataGATTTACACAGTTAATCTCTCAATTAGCTTCGCAACAAACATTAATGGCGGATCAATACAACCACCACGAGATCAACAAGAGCGGTGAGCCGCCCGCCCCTAAGGCTGGCGATCGCGGGCTGTTCGATTTTGCGGGCAAGAAAGAGGAGGGCGGcgaatttgatgagaaagtTAAGGTTTCAGAGGAAGATTCGAAGAAGCATCAAACCCTCGGAGAGAAGCTTCAGCGATCAAACAGCTCCTCCAGTAGCTCTGTCAGTATCCATCCATTAATACTACTTTATACTCTCTGTTTTACTACTGTaatccacttttttatttttttaaaatcactaATTGTTTTGAGTTACTTACGaagatttttctaatttttttgttataaaaaataggtctttttttatacatactaattttaaaataaattatactccatatactaTGATTATTTAGTGGAGTGtgagtttatttattcaaaattttaaaaaatgaagttttaATGACAAAATTGGTTTTAAATCTTTTGATATAATAGGGAAGGgaatacttatttatttttcattcacaTATACTAGattaaatcaatcaaattattaaaatttatgtaaatcAAGGTTATGAACAGACTAAAtagtttgaatattttaataaaaattcatatttctcaAAGAGGCGATattgcaaaattaatattagtactattatgaTGTGGTATATTGGATTGATGATTGCAGTCTGAAGAGGAAGAAATAGGAGAAGAtggagaaaagaagaagaaaaagaaggataaAAAGAAGTGTGATGGCAACAAACCAACTCAAGAGGGTGAAGAGAAGAAAGGGTTGCTAGATAAGATCAAGGAGAAGCTGCCCGGCGGCAAGAAGGCGGAGGAGGTGGCTACACCCCCACCGACTCCAGCGGCGGCAGCCGATTGCGCcgaggagaaggagaagaaaggGTTCTTGGATAAGATCAAGGACAAAATCCCTGGCTACTCAAAGACTGATGAAGAGAAGGAGAATGAAAAGGAAGCTGTttgcaattaaataattaagataataaatattattagtgttttgaATAAGTTGTCAATGTTTaatttgtgattgtgattatTATTGTGGTGTTGTTTGGTTTGTTAACAGTGTCAGGCATGTTAATTAAGCTAGTGTACGTACCATTCGTGTGATCGATgcataatactccatattgtttttctttcaaaaattgaaaaaaatggtaggagtattaattatcatgcatcttaaacagaaaataaaaacattatttattaaaattagcacataaatattaattaaatttttttaaatatccaATGCAAAAACGACAAACGATATATGTATGATCCAAAAGTTTGGATGGAGATTTATATAGCCCTTCTTAAAAGTGGACACATTTAGTATATAGCTACAGCTAAACGAGGTTTGcaactatattaaaaataaataaattacatattttttcatattgtgaataaatcataatat harbors:
- the LOC125185148 gene encoding NADH dehydrogenase [ubiquinone] 1 beta subcomplex subunit 2, with amino-acid sequence MGGGHGHGHGITYKGVTLHQPKRWHTVTGKGLCAVMWFWILYRAKQDGPVVLGWRHPWEGHDDHH
- the LOC125219983 gene encoding uncharacterized protein LOC125219983, with amino-acid sequence MITRSKLAEQLREYQIRSKHDWASVSFFSSTTNVASSRVDVAIFVIWELVILAFLVFSAVSLYFTHVTLAVVFIFFTIVLLLLMKVTKKVRLARKKKRRMLLPLSM
- the LOC125219040 gene encoding dehydrin ERD14, with translation MADQYNHHEINKSGEPPAPKAGDRGLFDFAGKKEEGGEFDEKVKVSEEDSKKHQTLGEKLQRSNSSSSSSSEEEEIGEDGEKKKKKKDKKKCDGNKPTQEGEEKKGLLDKIKEKLPGGKKAEEVATPPPTPAAAADCAEEKEKKGFLDKIKDKIPGYSKTDEEKENEKEAVCN